GGCGATACAATCAATGGCATTGCCCAACGCTTTGGAATCACACCCGATGCCTTGGTCAACGCCAACCCGATCATCCGTGATCGCGATGAGATTCCAATTGGGTTAACCTTGATTATTCCGCAGCCATAGGAGCAGTTTGGTGCTACGTTCGCAACAAATTCGCCGTGGAGTTTGGTTTAGCGCAACTGGGCTGGCATGTTTGCTAGCCCTCTTGCTAAGCGATAGCTGGGCTTGGCGCAGACAACTCGATCGCTCAGCCGCCGATTTGTTGGTGCGCCGGCTAGCCAGCCATAACCCGCAACCAGCAATCATCATTGTCGCCATCGATGATCAAGCGCTCAGCAATGAGACAGGCTTTGGGCGGCTGACCGAGTGGGATCGCAGCATCTATGCCCATTTATTGGATAAGCTACAATCTGCGCGGGTGATCGTCTTTGATATGCTATTTACTGGGGCCAACCCTGCTGGTGACCAAGCGTTTGCTCAAGCCCTTGCGCCTTTGGAGCACCCAATTTTGGCGGTCTCACGCGATAACCAGACCAACCAAATGATTCAGCCAGCACCGCAATTGGCCACTGGTAATGTGGTGTTGGCCCATAGCGACATTATTGCTGACCCCGATGGTGTCGTGCGGCGCATCCAAACCCACTATGATCAGGCTGCCATCTATCCTGCGATTGCGCTAGTTAGTGCTCAAGCATGGTGGCATCTACCAGCAGGTTTGCAGATTGAGCCAACGGCCACAACCCTCACTAATGGTGTAGTAATTCCGGTCAATAATTCTAGCTTTATGTTAAATTATGCTGGCGCAAGCCAAACCTACCCACAAGTTAGTTTGCTAGCAGTGCTCAACGGTGAGGTTGATCCAGCACTATTCAATGATAAAATCGTGCTGATTGGCTCAACCGCTGCAGCCCTCGGCGACCGCTACACCACCCCCACCAGCCCATTAATGGATGGTGTTGAAATTCATGCCAACGCGATTGGCACAATTTTGAACGCCAATGCGCTGCGTGAACAAAGCTCCAGCAGTCGGCGGATCATTAAGCTTGGTTTAGTGCTAGCCCTAACGTTAATCGCCATGATTCGGCGGCCATGGCTGCTATTTAGTGGCATGGTGATAGGGACAAGCGTGATGCTGATTAGCGCAGTCAGTGCTTTGCAACAACAATTTTTGCGCATCGACTTGGCTAGCCCATTGTTGGCAATTGGCTTAACTGGCTTGGTGATGCTGTTGGTGCAAAACCAGCTTCAACGCCAAGATCATACCCAAGTGCTCGAACTTTTTGCCAAACGTACCCCGCCCAGCGTGCTCAGCGAGCTATTGAAGGCTGCTGAGCGTGGTCAATTACAACTTGGGGGCGAACGTCGCGAAGTCAGCATTGTGTTTATGGATATGCGCGGCTTTACCAATTTATCCGAGCGCTTGCCGCCAGAAGCCATGATGCAGATTATCAATACCTACCTGAATCTGATCGCCAAGGCATTAATTGATCATGGCGGCACGCTCAACCAATATGCAGGCGATCAAGCCATGGCGATTTTCAACGCGCCAGTCGCCCAGCCCGATCATGCTCAACGGGCCATTCGCGGCGCAGTGGCAGCATTAGAGGCAATTGTGGCCTTTAATCGTTCAGCTGCGGCCCAAGCCTTACCCGCTCAAGCCTCGTTTGGAGCTGGGATCAACACCGGAATTGGTGTGGTAGGCAATGTTGGAGCCCATGAGCGTTACGATTATAGCGTGATTGGCGATGTAACCAATGTCGCAGCCCGCTTATGTGGCGCAGCTCCAGCCAACACGATTTATCTTGGCCCTGACACGCTTGCCGAAGATTTAGGCGATTTGCAAAGCCTGATTCAGCCGATTGGTCCGTTGGCACTCAAGGGCAAGGAAGCCCCGCTAGAAATTGCCGCCATTGTAGTAGCCGAGTAAGCGCACATGCAAGGATTTAACCGTTTAGCGATGACAATAATTGCCTTGGCCTTAGCCGTCTTGGCCATTACGATTGCGCTCTTACCGCTGCAAAGCTTTGATTTGGCCCTGCGTTCGCTCCAATATTTGCGTGCTCAAGCGTTAATTTATAGTACAACCACGCGAATTGTGGCAGGCATTGGGGGCTTGCTGCTGCTTGGTTTAGCCTTGGCTCAGATGTTTATTCGCCAAAGTCAATATGTACCAGTGCGCAATACTGGCTCAGGCTCTGCTCAACTCGATTTGCAAACCGTTCAGCGGGCAGTTGATCAAGCGCTTGGGCAGGCGCTCGATGTGCGCAGCGCCAAAGCTCAAGTTCAAGGGTATGGCGAGGGCGTGGCGATTTACACCGAACTTGAACTACACCCAACCGCGCATTTAAATGATACCTTGGCGTATGTCCACCAAAACATTCGCGAAGAAGTTGAAGAGCGCTTGGGCGTGGCAATTTTAACGCTCAAAAGTAAGGTCAAAACTAAACCTTACCCGAATGCACCCCACAGCCAACAACATGAGGCTGGCTCGGCTCCCGAACTCGACCCACGCCAACCAGCTTGGGATCTACGTGAGCTGCGCCGTCGCCTAGAACGAGGCATTTTGAATCAGCCTAACGTGGTTGATCTCGAAGTGGTATTGGGTTATCACCCTGATGGGGCAAGTGTGTTTGTGCAATTATTTCTCGAACAGACCGCGCCAGTCCCGAGCACTATAGCCAACGTCGAGCGCTTAATTCACACGATTGTGGCAGATGACTTCCGTCTAAGCGTCTACGAACTACGGGTGACCAGCCAAATTATTGAGTAACTATCTAGGCATAGTGGCTTTAGTGGGAATTTAGTCCTATAATTACGCCTCAAGTTGCCTCTCGTGGGGGATGGCAAAAGGACTATTGATTGCATACAATACGCTAGACTTATTACGGCCTTTACCCAACCATTACTGTTATTTTTCAAATGTCGTTAATTTGTTCGCAGCACATTTCGTTCTTTTCACCCGCCAAGGAGTTTTTATGGGTCGGCAGCACTTTCGCTATCAACGCCTCGCACTACTCAGCCTTGTGGCTTTGCTGGGAGTGTTAGTCACACCAACCAAAGCCGTCGAAATTCCGCCAACAGGCGCGTCGGTGTATCTCCAAACTAATGGGCCTACCAACACCCTGAATAACGGCGATTGGTACACCAACAGTCTGGCAGGCGCAGGTAATGGTTATCATTACTTTACAGTTGATATTCCATGTGCTTGGCCGAGCACTGAGCCAGTCCATATCGATATCTTTAGCCCTGAAATGAATAGCAATGCCACCCTCAGCGACGAAATTCGCGGTGGGGTTTACGATAATACTCAATTTGAGTTTTATACAGCAGGCACGCCGATTGTTGTTCCAGCAACGCCTGGCCCAGGTGCGGCTGGCAGTCTGCATCAACAAACCTTTGTGCCTGCTAGCACGCCTGAGGCATGGTTGCGCTTCTATACGATTGCAGCACCTGTCACTTGTGGTACGTATGTTTTGCGTTCAGCCACTTCGGGCAACGATGAAAATGGTTGGCGCTTGCGAGTTGGTCGCGATAACGACGCTGATGCCAATAATGCCCCCCCAGCCAACACCGATAATTTCGATGGTGTCGCTGGCACTGGCGATGAAATTACCCTTGGGATGCGCCAGGCTTCGTTCCAACACGATGCTGGTGCGGCAGATGTTGTCGCCACATGTTTAACTTTGTATGAATATGTAACCCCCGGTCAGCCCACCGTTAGCTTTAATAATTTTGATATCGATAATGTACGCCGAGTACGCTACTACGCGCCTGGTGATGCGAGTTACACGCCTATGGGCAATAGCGGCGGCATCGTGGGCAGCCTGAGCAACGATCAAATTTGGAATGGCACTGGTGCAACTTTAGCAACCCGCGTCGGCGATACCATCAACAATCCGGTTTCGGGCTGGTGGCGGATCGTAACCTGTACCAGCAATCACAACCAGTTTATCCAAGAAGGCCAAACTGGCACGCCAGCCTACTACGAACAGCCACCAACTCCGGTGATGGCCTTGAGCAAAACCGATGGCGTGACCTTGGTCTTGCCAGGCGATACGCTCAATTACACCATCGCCTTTACCAATACTTCAAACAGCACAGCCACACCTGGCAGTGCTACCAATGTTACCTTAACCGATAATTTACCACCTGATACAACCTTTGTTAGTTGTGCGATTAACGCCCCATTTACTGGCACATGTAGCCATGCTGCTGGCGTGGTGACCTTCAATATCACCGAAATGGTTCGCCCAGGCGAAGTTGGCACACTGAATGTTCAAGTAACCGTCAACGATCCAATCACCACGGTTCCGGTGGTCAATAATGTTACCTTGACCTTCAACGATACCTTGAACAATGTGTTCCAACCATTGAACGCCAGTGATAGCGATTTGGTCAATCCAACTGCGGTAACGGTGGTTGGTTTCACGGCCTTGGTACGGGTCGATGCTATTCAGGTGCGCTGGACTACCAGCCATGAATTTGAAACCCAAGGCTTCCATATTTATCGTAGCACCAGCGACGATCCAGCAACCGCCGTTCAAGTGACTGATAGCTTGATTCCAGCCTTAGGTGCGCAAAGCAACTATCAATGGCTCGATACCAACGCTGAGCCAAATGTGCATTATTACTATTGGTTGGTTGAAGTCGATGCCAATAATAATTTGAGCATGATCGGCCCAACCGATGCTCAAATCGAGCGCTACAGCATTTTCACTCCATTCGTTGTACGTTAAACTCGCTCCCAGCTAAAATAAGCAAGGCCGCGTCGCTTGACGCGGCCTTTGGATTTAACTCAGATTACCAACCGCTATTGCCAGTACCCCGATTAATCGTAAATTGATTAGCAGGCGCTTGGTTGTTCAAGCCGCCATTAGCCGGATTGCTCACTACCACATTGCTAAATGTAGCATTACCACGAGCATTGGCATTCAGCAACAAGCCATAGGTTCCAGCATTATTAATTCGAATATTGCTGAAGCTGGCATTTTGTAACGTTGCCGAAGTGATGCCGCCATCTGAGCCTTGCAGGTGAATCCCAGCAAAGGTTGGACTTTCGATCAAGATGTCGTTGACGGTCAAGCCTGGGATTGGCCCACGATCGGTGTGGACTTTCAACGCGCCATGCTGTTGGTTCCACATCGGCCCACCCACCCGAATCAACGAGTTGCGCTGAACGCTGATAAAGCCGCCAAATGGATGCGAATCGAATTGCTGGGCAATTAGCACACCAGGATAAGTAACCACATCGGCGCAAATATTATCCTCAACCCGCATATTTTGGCCACCATAAATTGCAAAACAATTGGCTCGCCACGGCAATTGCACGGTGTTGAAACGGAAGGTATTCGCAATATTCACTGGACCATGAGCGGCGGGCGACCACGAAGCCAATGCATCATCGCCAGTGCTGCGGAAGTGGCTATTTTCGACCACCGAGTTGCTTGAGCCATTGCACAAATTCACGCCATCAGCAAATAAGTTGCGAAACCGGCTGCCTGTAATCACCAATCCATCGGTTGGCGCTGCCTGGTTATCCGAGCCAACCCACCAGCCAACTTTGGTATGCTCAACCCAAACATTCTCCACCCGCGAGCCTGAGCCAGCGCTGCCATTGAAGGCATTTTCAGCAGCGCCATCGTTGCGGGTCACGGCCTCGCCAGTGATCGCAAAGTTGTAAAAACGACAATTATTACCAATGCAATGGAAACGTGCCCACGGCCCACGCAGCACCGAATACCACATGCCAGCCCCGCGCACGGTCACATCGGAAATGGTAATGCCTGCGTCGCTTTGAATTTGGGAGCGCAAATCAAACGTGCCCGCCGGAATCCACACGCCTTTCGCGTGAGCACGGGCAGTGTTAATACAATTTTGCAAGGCTTGACCATCGTCGCCGCCGCCGTTGGCGGTCGCACCACAATCGGCAGTCAGCGAAAGAAAATTAGCAGGCTGGGTTTGGGCGGCCCCAACTTGCTCCAAATCAACCAAATCAATTACATAAAATGCTGCTTGATCGTCGCCATCTTTTTGCAATTTAATCGTTGCACCTTGAGGAATGTCGCCAACCAAGGCTCGTGCTTCATCGAAAAAGTTATGTGCGCCGCCAGCACTTGGGTTATTCAAGCTGCTGGTTTCGCCGCCATAGACCCAAGCATAGCGCGAAGTCAATCCCAATTTTTGGCGAAATACGCCGTTAACATACAAACTCAGGCTAGCATCAAGCCCGCCACCATTGGCCGCATCAGGAATTGAATAGCGCACCACAATCGAGTTGGCCGTGGTGTTGCTGGTAAATTGCACAAACTCACCAGTGCTGTTGAGTTCGACGCTGCGGCGGCCCGATGATTCAGTTGCCAGATTGCCGAAGGTTCGGCTTGGCCCCAAAATTGTGCCGTTGGTCGCCATTGTTTCAGCTTCATATTCGATCCATGGCACAGTTGCGCCACGATTGGCTGGGAGCTGCGGCGTGCTGGTTGGCACAATTGGGCTAGCAGTTGGGGCAATCGGCGTGTTGGTTGGTGGGGCAGGCGTGCGCGTCGGCGGAATTGGCGTGCTGGTCGGGGTTCCGGTAGCAACTGTTTCAATCCACCATTGGGCACTTTGCCAAGCAGGATAAATGCTGCCGTGCTGGGCAAAACCCAATTGATTTTCAACATGAATATATTCCCAGCTATGCCAAGCGCTGCGAATATAACTCGCGCCATCGGGAGCCGCCTCGATTACCCAACGTGCGCTCTCCCACACATCGGCAATCGTGATACTCTCAACTGCTTCAAGTTGATGTTCAATCGCCATATAGTGACCAGTTGCCCGATTTTTGAGCCGCTTAGCTCCTTGATAATCCTCAATCACCCAATGCGAACTTTGATCGTTAATATTCGGCGAGCCATAGCGCACCTGGCTATTGGTTTCGTAGAGATAAGTATTCTGCCAACGATTCTTAATCCGTACATAGGTCACGGCTGAAGCTGAACCAACCGCCAAGTTGGCCATAATAATCGCGATCAGCAGCAACAAACTACCAAATACTTGCTTACGTCGCTGAGACATCCATCCACTCCTTAATTAAAAATAGCCCGCTACCTGGCCTCCAGTATAGCGAGCCAATTGCTTAGGAATGTTCAGCTATAGTACAGTTATAGTTAATATTTTTAATTACTCTCCATTAGCCAAAATCACACTTGGCTCAACATCGGGCAGGCTAGGCGGGGCAATTGGCAAGGTCCAATAGAAGCGCGAGCCTTTGCCCAGCGTGCTATCGGCCCACATGCGGCCACCATGAGCCTCAATAATCGATTTAGTCAGATACAAACCCAAGCCAGCGCCCTGAGTTTCACGGGCCAAGCGATTATCGACCCGATAAAATGGCGCGAATAATTTAGGCAATTCCTCTTGGGCAATGCCAATACCTTCGTCGGTCACATAGCTGAGCACATGGCCATTCTCCGGCCAGCCGCCTAGGCGAATCACGCCACCCTCGGGCGAATATTTAATTGCATTTGAGATTAAATTGGAGAGCACCATGCGAATCCGCTCTTGATCGGCATAGACATGCGGCAGTTTTGGCTCGAAGCGTAGTTGAAATTCAAAACGCTGATCAACTGTCGCGGCAAAGGCGGCTACCACATCAGCAGCCAAATCGCTCAGATCAAATGGCGCTGGATGCAAACGCAAGCCACCCGCCTGCATGCGCGAAACTTCCAGCAAATCACCAATTAATCGTGCCAAGCGATCAGCTTCTTCTTCGATGCCTGTCAACATTTCAGCTTTGGTAGCTTTGTTGAGCTTTACGTCGGTGCGGCTGAGCGTGCTAGCGTAGCCTTTGATAATCGCAACTGGGGTTTTTAATTCATGCGACATCACCGAAATAAAGGTCGATTGCTGCTGCTCATCGCGTTTTTGCTTGGTAATATCGCGAATATTGGCAATTGCCCCGCCAAAACGGCCCGTTGGCTCGCGTACCACGCTATACGATGAGCCAACATAAATCTCATGACCATCGCGATGAGTCACCCAACCCTCAACCGAAGGATGATCATTATCGGGGAAGAGTTGCAATGGACAGGCAGTTAAGCAAATATTGACCCCTTGCTGGTTGTGAATTGCCAATACTTCGGCGCATGGTCGCCCCAAAGCCTCTTCACGCGACCAACCAGTCAAGCGCTCCATGGCCGCGTTGAAACGGGTAATTCGCCAACGGGTATCGAGCATCATCATGCCATCGGCGCTCGATTCGATAATTGCATCGAGCCGCCCACGTTCAGCAATTGCTTCGGCATAGAGTTGCGAATTATTGACCGCAATCGCCGCAAAATCAACAAAAGCGCTGAGCAATTGACGATCATCAGCGGTAAAACCCACATTGAGCGCTGCCCGCAACACCAACATCATGCCCAATTGCTGATCGCCGGTAACCATTGGCAAGGCCACAACTTGGCGCAACGGCACATTCAAGGCATTCGCCAGCTTGCTTAATTCTGCCGACATGTGGCTTGATTGAGGGCCTTCACTTTGTAAAACATGCAAAATTTCATCGAAGGCCGACCACAAACTGGGAGTAAGCCCATAGGCGGCGCGAATTTCGAGCCGCTGATTGGGATTGTACAAGGCGATCAAGCCATAATTACCCGCCAACAACTCGACTGCTTGGGCGATCACCAGATTGAGCAACGGCTCAGCATCAAGCTGGGCAGCCATTGCCCGCATCAAACGCAATAAATAATCACGTTGGCGTAATCGCAGATCCTGAGGCTCTAACATGGCTCTAACGCTCCATAGACGTTGTTCTAACACTGCCAGAGTATTATACAAACAGTTACGAAATTGATTGATGCAGACGACATCGACAGCAAAAACAAAATCTTTATTGCAAGGAGAATACCACAATGGCAACTATCAATCGTTGGTCACCAGTTGAAGAAGCCCTCAGCTTGCGCGATGCAATGAGCCGTTTGTTCGAAGAAAGCTTTGTTGCTCCATCTGCTGCAATGCGCACCGGTTTGAGTGTTGATATGAACGTTTTGGAAAATGCCAATAGCTATATCGTTGAAGCTGCCGTGCCTGGTCTCAAAGCTGAAGATCTTGATATTACATTGCAAGAAAATGTATTAACGATCAGCGGTGAAGTTCGCAGCCAAAAATTAAGCGAAGGCACCACCGCTCATCGCACCGAACGCCGCTATGGCCGCTTCAGCCGCTCGATCAACTTGCCAATGCTGGTCAAGGGCGACCAAATTAGCGCCACTTTGGAACATGGCATTCTACGGCTTGATGTTCCAAAGGCTGAAGAAGTCAAGCCACGTAAAATTAGCGTACAGGTTGGCTCAGCCAAAGAACTCGAAGTTAATAA
This genomic interval from Herpetosiphon gulosus contains the following:
- a CDS encoding glycosyl hydrolase family 28-related protein, producing the protein MSQRRKQVFGSLLLLIAIIMANLAVGSASAVTYVRIKNRWQNTYLYETNSQVRYGSPNINDQSSHWVIEDYQGAKRLKNRATGHYMAIEHQLEAVESITIADVWESARWVIEAAPDGASYIRSAWHSWEYIHVENQLGFAQHGSIYPAWQSAQWWIETVATGTPTSTPIPPTRTPAPPTNTPIAPTASPIVPTSTPQLPANRGATVPWIEYEAETMATNGTILGPSRTFGNLATESSGRRSVELNSTGEFVQFTSNTTANSIVVRYSIPDAANGGGLDASLSLYVNGVFRQKLGLTSRYAWVYGGETSSLNNPSAGGAHNFFDEARALVGDIPQGATIKLQKDGDDQAAFYVIDLVDLEQVGAAQTQPANFLSLTADCGATANGGGDDGQALQNCINTARAHAKGVWIPAGTFDLRSQIQSDAGITISDVTVRGAGMWYSVLRGPWARFHCIGNNCRFYNFAITGEAVTRNDGAAENAFNGSAGSGSRVENVWVEHTKVGWWVGSDNQAAPTDGLVITGSRFRNLFADGVNLCNGSSNSVVENSHFRSTGDDALASWSPAAHGPVNIANTFRFNTVQLPWRANCFAIYGGQNMRVEDNICADVVTYPGVLIAQQFDSHPFGGFISVQRNSLIRVGGPMWNQQHGALKVHTDRGPIPGLTVNDILIESPTFAGIHLQGSDGGITSATLQNASFSNIRINNAGTYGLLLNANARGNATFSNVVVSNPANGGLNNQAPANQFTINRGTGNSGW
- a CDS encoding adenylate/guanylate cyclase domain-containing protein, giving the protein MLRSQQIRRGVWFSATGLACLLALLLSDSWAWRRQLDRSAADLLVRRLASHNPQPAIIIVAIDDQALSNETGFGRLTEWDRSIYAHLLDKLQSARVIVFDMLFTGANPAGDQAFAQALAPLEHPILAVSRDNQTNQMIQPAPQLATGNVVLAHSDIIADPDGVVRRIQTHYDQAAIYPAIALVSAQAWWHLPAGLQIEPTATTLTNGVVIPVNNSSFMLNYAGASQTYPQVSLLAVLNGEVDPALFNDKIVLIGSTAAALGDRYTTPTSPLMDGVEIHANAIGTILNANALREQSSSSRRIIKLGLVLALTLIAMIRRPWLLFSGMVIGTSVMLISAVSALQQQFLRIDLASPLLAIGLTGLVMLLVQNQLQRQDHTQVLELFAKRTPPSVLSELLKAAERGQLQLGGERREVSIVFMDMRGFTNLSERLPPEAMMQIINTYLNLIAKALIDHGGTLNQYAGDQAMAIFNAPVAQPDHAQRAIRGAVAALEAIVAFNRSAAAQALPAQASFGAGINTGIGVVGNVGAHERYDYSVIGDVTNVAARLCGAAPANTIYLGPDTLAEDLGDLQSLIQPIGPLALKGKEAPLEIAAIVVAE
- the amaP gene encoding alkaline shock response membrane anchor protein AmaP produces the protein MQGFNRLAMTIIALALAVLAITIALLPLQSFDLALRSLQYLRAQALIYSTTTRIVAGIGGLLLLGLALAQMFIRQSQYVPVRNTGSGSAQLDLQTVQRAVDQALGQALDVRSAKAQVQGYGEGVAIYTELELHPTAHLNDTLAYVHQNIREEVEERLGVAILTLKSKVKTKPYPNAPHSQQHEAGSAPELDPRQPAWDLRELRRRLERGILNQPNVVDLEVVLGYHPDGASVFVQLFLEQTAPVPSTIANVERLIHTIVADDFRLSVYELRVTSQIIE
- a CDS encoding Hsp20/alpha crystallin family protein, which gives rise to MATINRWSPVEEALSLRDAMSRLFEESFVAPSAAMRTGLSVDMNVLENANSYIVEAAVPGLKAEDLDITLQENVLTISGEVRSQKLSEGTTAHRTERRYGRFSRSINLPMLVKGDQISATLEHGILRLDVPKAEEVKPRKISVQVGSAKELEVNK
- a CDS encoding ATP-binding protein, with protein sequence MLEPQDLRLRQRDYLLRLMRAMAAQLDAEPLLNLVIAQAVELLAGNYGLIALYNPNQRLEIRAAYGLTPSLWSAFDEILHVLQSEGPQSSHMSAELSKLANALNVPLRQVVALPMVTGDQQLGMMLVLRAALNVGFTADDRQLLSAFVDFAAIAVNNSQLYAEAIAERGRLDAIIESSADGMMMLDTRWRITRFNAAMERLTGWSREEALGRPCAEVLAIHNQQGVNICLTACPLQLFPDNDHPSVEGWVTHRDGHEIYVGSSYSVVREPTGRFGGAIANIRDITKQKRDEQQQSTFISVMSHELKTPVAIIKGYASTLSRTDVKLNKATKAEMLTGIEEEADRLARLIGDLLEVSRMQAGGLRLHPAPFDLSDLAADVVAAFAATVDQRFEFQLRFEPKLPHVYADQERIRMVLSNLISNAIKYSPEGGVIRLGGWPENGHVLSYVTDEGIGIAQEELPKLFAPFYRVDNRLARETQGAGLGLYLTKSIIEAHGGRMWADSTLGKGSRFYWTLPIAPPSLPDVEPSVILANGE